The sequence ggaaagcaggagagagagagagattgttaGGATTATGGCAGGAAGCTAGGGGCAGCATCTTTTCCCAGAGGGGGTAGTGGGGGCATGGATCTCACAGGCAGTCAGACAGGAGGAGGGGTGGGCTTCAGGCTCCAAGCCAAGTTTGAAGGAACTGCCCCCTCTCCCTGTCTGTGGGAATATTCAACAGAACAGGCTCTGAGATAATAACCTGCAAACAGGGAAAGGAACATTGGCCCAAATCACACAAACAGCAAAGGCCTGACTAGATTCAAGGTTGCTGCATTTCAAGTTCCCCTGTCTAGGGCTCCTCCAGAAAACTAGATATAATGGGGAGACTTGACCATAACCTTCCTCCTGACCCCTTCTCAGCACTGGCCTTCAGGGTTTGTGATGAGGATACAACACTGGGGGTCAGGGGACAAATGGCCAAACCTACACACACCATTGCCTCTGCAACAGGGACACATTTATGCTTTCCTTCCTGCCCCCTCCTTCAACTTCAGGGGGCTAATAATAACAATATATTCATTATCATGTACCCTGGACTAAAATGTTTACTTGCATTAAGAGGCTGAATCTTCAAACCAACCCAGCGATGAAAGCattatcatcaccaccatcatcatccccattttcccgatggggaaactgaggcaaaagaCTCTCAATTTGCACAAGTTCATCGAGTGAGGGGCAGAACCTGTATGTGAACTCAGGCGGTCTACCTCCGGAGACCGCCCTAACCACGCTGCTTCTTAAGGCATTATTTCACAGACACGCTGCCGTCCAAATCCTGGCTCGCTCTGCCAGCTCCCAGTTGTGCGGCCTGGGACTCACTGCCcgacctctctctccctccctctctctcggCTTTGTCCTCCCAGACTGTCCACAGACCGCGGCCCAGCGCTTTGCACCCAGGCCTCCGAGCGTCCGGCAGTGGGCAGTGCGCCGACATCGGGGCTCTAGTTATTTGTTTTCTCGAACTAGAGAAGGTTCCAGATGTGGGCAGGGCCTtcctcgccccgccccgcgccccggtATGCAGTGGGGGGGAATGCAGGGGGAGGGGCTGCCCCCTGGACCGTCATTGCCATTAATAGAGACCTGAAACACCGCCTGCTAAAAATACCCGGCTGGAGACCCATAAAAGCGCTGCGGGGTCCGGCGCCCGCCACTTCAACCGCTTCTCCGAGCCTCCTCCAGACGCACCCAGACCAGCCAGCATGGCCGAGCGCCGAGTGCCCTTCTCGCTCCTGCGGGGCCCCAGCTGGGACCCTTTCCGCGACTGGTATCCGGCCCACAGCCGCCTCTTCGACCAGGCCTTCGGGCTGCCCCGGCTGCCCGAGGAGTGGTCGCAGTGGCTGAGCCACAGCGGATGGCCGGGCTACGTGCGCGCGCTGCCCGCCGCAGCGATCGAGGGTCCCGCCTACAACCGCGCGCTCAGCCGGCAGCTCAGCAGTGGGGTCTCCGAGATCCAGCAGACCGCCGACCGCTGGCGCGTGTCCCTGGACGTCAACCACTTCGCCCCCGAGGAGCTGACGGTCAAGACCAAGGACGGCGTGGTGGAGATCACTGGTGAGCACCCCCGCCCTCCGCCCCAAGGACGCCGCCCCTCGCTTCTCGCGGGTCCCGGGGAAGAGCCCCGTGTTGAAACTCGGGCGGGGAGCGGGGAGAGGGGAACGCTGGAAAGTGAAAACTTAGCCGAGGACGgacggtggggggcggggagcccCCGGAACGGGGCCCGGCCTCTTCGCCCTACCCCTGGTCTGTATTCTCTGGAGTTGGGGTTTGCTGGGAGATCCTAAGGAATCTTTTAGCCCTAAAAAGTCTCCACTAAGGAAAGCAACGCCCCCTTCCAGCGGAGACGCCCCTCAACCCCAGCCCTCAGACCTGAGGACCTGGCCCCCAAGGGaccagaccccccccccccgcgccCCACCCACCCGGGCCCGCAGTCAGTTTGAAGAGGGCGTCGCCCTCCCCGCCCTGACCCCCATTCCCCCCACGTCACGGTCCCTGCTCCCAGCCCGGGTCCGCGGAGGGAGCGTGTGCGCCTGCTCCGAGCCGCGcttccacccctacccccactcGCCAAGCCCCTGAAGCCGAACTTTCCAAAAGCTTCTGAGTTCCCGGGACAGTCTCGGGCACCCAGATCCCTGCGTCAGTCTTGCCAGCCCAGAGTCCTGGCCACCAGGTGGGGCGCGTTTGGCTGCGAGCCAGCGGCGAGGCCGCCCCTTCCCGCCTCCTCTGACctacttcccctccccctcctcccaggcaAGCACGAGGAAAGGCAGGACGAGCACGGCTACATTTCCCGTTGCTTCACTCGCAAATACACGTGAGTCCTGGCTCCGgatctggggggcggggggtgggggaggggcgcgcGGGGTCTCCCTTGTGTGTAACTTGTCCACCCTCTTTGCCCGTCCAGGCTGCCCCCCGGTGTGGACCCCACCCTGgtctcctcctctctgtcccctGAGGGCACGCTCACCGTGGAGGCCCCGTTGCCCAAGTCAGCCACCCAGTCGGCCGAGATCACCATTCCCGTCACCTTCCAGGCGCGTGCCCAGCTTGGCGGCCCCGAAGCCGGGAAGTCCGAACAGCCGGAAAACAAGTAAACACCCTTAGCCCAGCGGCCCAGCCCACAAGTAGCCATCACTGACCATCCTCACCCGCCAAACCTCTATGTTCTTTTGATACGTTTACCTTCTGTTTTTCTCAAATAAAGTTTGAAGCCACCGCCAGCCACTGCCTCAGACTCTGGGTGTTTTTGTGAAGGAAGAGGGGTTGGTGCTGGTTTGACGTTTGCTGAGGGCCCGTTGGGCACCAGGCCCCAGGCTGGGTCCTGTGGGTGCAGTGTCGTCCGTCACCGGGCACAGCCCTGGCCTCCTCTGCCCTTGTTCATTAAGAGAGAAGCAATGATTGTTCACCAGAGTGAAAACGGCCAGAGCCTGCGGGGGAGCAGGGGAAACTATGAGAGGCACTTGACCCAGGCTTGGGCACTCAGGAACCACCTGGGCGAGGGGGCAGGTGAGGGGAGatggcagggctgggggagagggctTCCTGGGAGCTCGGACTCCGGACTTTATCATAGAGGGGCTGGGCCAGGTAGATGGGAGGGGAAGTGTGGCCACCCCAGGAGGCTTTCTGAGGGGCAGTTCCCCCAGCCCGTGTAGGCAGCATGGGACCTGGGTCCTCAGGTCCGAGAGTGCCCCGCAGAGAGTGATGAGCAGGTGCGGCTTAGGTTTTGGtggaagagagaggcagagaccagATGGGGGAAGCGGTGGCCGCAGGAGGGCCTGCCTTGCCTGTCCCTGCCAGGAGCGGCCACGCCTGCCTTGGCCCTCTCCTTTGTCTGtgccctccccaccaccatctcctacCCACTCACTGTCTCCCTGATGAAGCAGGGTCTGGGAAGACctcggggagggaggaagaagatggAGGCTTTGGAGCCCAGTCTGAACAGCTCAAGGTCTTGAGAGACCTTCCAGTCTTCTCCACCAACAAGGTCCTAGAGCCTGGGGCTGTGGCCAAGACAGACCCTGTTCTGATTGCTCAGCCAGGCTTTGGCAGGGTTTCTGAAAGAAGCAGCACCCGCAGGGCAGGGCCTTGAGCACCCACCCACGACCATCTCCCCCCCACGCTGCCCAGCTTCCCAGTCTCTACTCCCTGGGGCAGGCTCCATGTTCAGACACCATGATCTGGAGCAGGCATAAAGCCAAGGCAGGTCCCGGCCCCGCCAAACCTGGAGGGAGGCCCACAGAGAAATAAACACCTGGAATAAGGGTGGTGCTGGTCCAGCTGGCAGCGCGGGTCTGGACCTGTCAGCCAGGGCGCTGCCCAGTCCACCCACCCTCCCACCGCTGGTTCCCTAAGCTCCGATCTCAAATCTTCCGCCCGCCTCCCTGACATGCACACCCCCCACATCTCAGGTGTCTCCTGGATGCCTCCACTTTGCTGGGCCACGACCCAGAGTCAGCCTGTCCGTGTCTCACCCTCGCTCTGCTGGCCGGCGCCCTTGCAGCTGGCAACAGGATGGCCCTGACTTCCACGGGTGTGTCTGGGTCCTCCTGTCTGGTCAGAAAGAGCGATCGCAAGGCTGCCAGCTCCTCCACCGGTGCCCTTGATGTGTGGCAGAGCTGGTGCCAAGCCTTTGACAAGGTAATCCTCAGGCCAGCCCTGAGAAGAGGTGCTGTTACTCCTGCTTGGCAACTGGGCAGCAAAGCCTCAAAGAAGTGAAgagacctgggacttccctggtggtccagtggctaaaactccaagctcccagtgaagggggttcaatccctggtcagggaactagatcccatgtgccacaactaagacccagtgcagccaaatcataaataaattatttttttttaaaaagtgaagagacCTGCCTGGGTGCACCCAGTAGTCCTGGAGGGCC is a genomic window of Bubalus kerabau isolate K-KA32 ecotype Philippines breed swamp buffalo chromosome 23, PCC_UOA_SB_1v2, whole genome shotgun sequence containing:
- the HSPB1 gene encoding heat shock protein beta-1 yields the protein MAERRVPFSLLRGPSWDPFRDWYPAHSRLFDQAFGLPRLPEEWSQWLSHSGWPGYVRALPAAAIEGPAYNRALSRQLSSGVSEIQQTADRWRVSLDVNHFAPEELTVKTKDGVVEITGKHEERQDEHGYISRCFTRKYTLPPGVDPTLVSSSLSPEGTLTVEAPLPKSATQSAEITIPVTFQARAQLGGPEAGKSEQPENK